A genomic segment from Polyangium mundeleinium encodes:
- a CDS encoding AAA family ATPase: protein MTRLEEVTITEELARTAMSRLFRGRRESDGLPVRVKVLRAESNRVADVASFKHDYQRLSRLRAPGVVRVHGFEPTGEGMAMILAEVEGEPLSARLKSPAGARAILDLVIPLTTALGAIHAAGVVHRGLTAASIVVDTSGRPTIASFGTDAALSRENDALYEPHFVAETLPFFAPEQTGRMNRGVDERSDLYSLGVIFYALLTGQLPFRSRDPLELIHAHLALAPERPSKIAFDVPPPLEAIVLRLLEKNPEDRYQSTKSLLADLEACRQRLRPDGGIDEFPLGVLHENARLLLRNKLYGRENDVAELVASFERVLGRAREITLVSGYSGVGKSSLVAEILKPLARARGYYITGKYDQLNREAPYSAILQAFDGLVRTILCESEGRVRAWKEALLAALGPNAPVVCEVLPSLAHVLGDLPPAPALGPLEAQNRFTLAMRRFVSVFARRAHPLVLFLDDLQWADAASLRLLTTLLLDDSIEALFFTGAYRDNEVNVAHPLRTTLAELRKGGLGLREIVLGPLRLEHVKELLADSLRASSPEGAAELVLQKTGGNPFFVRQLLRSLHEKGALEPGPDGSLGWSSLEAIAAMPHMANVVDLMLDAIRHLPRATQEALEIGAAIGSPFELRTLSIVTACAPEEAYGRLAPALEAGLVARAGEFYRFTHDKIQEAAYAMLAEDERAALHLHIGRLFSKKSDAQSLFDATGHLNSARALVLEAEELLALCKMNLAAAERAEGAAAFPAALRYLEHGIVLLPADAWDAHYDLALRYFMKKGEMEALCERHAQARETLGQAFTHARSRLERTQVRRLVMNAHILTNDLLAALDEGLAALEPFGIHLPRFPSDEASNAELDATLAALEGRPIDSLVELPLLADPEIMALQDVLEDMLSPCYFVSPNNHAITVAKMVQQALAHGLSKHTIYAFVNFGMFLCVRGDIELGYQFGKLAVRVSERYPEKKSESMLCNMWGAFVQHWKEPYSKYKENFPRGVHVGLETGQYVWAFYNATNIPTNSLLRGARLAEVLEEAAALAPVCKLDVSGGFTWIVNAAAQIAQNLSTPSARSDRLVGDWLDIDAVRSTATAMGNRAVLFFADNFTIMHDVFQGRYAEAAEVALGAEPDIPSVVSWHVSVVYHFYASLALLLAAEEAAPEVRARNLARAEASAAKLSCWADLCPDNHRHRALLLRAEIARARGERLSAVDLYDEGIAAAAAGGFVQDEALGNELCARYHLRLGKPKVARTYLHEAHALYGQWGAVVVTERLEKSFFALMPRAARGPHVGASAGAEDGNARALDVHAAIKAMQAISSEVVLSRLLERLLRLALESAGATRGILILKENDDLLIQAEEELQRGKVTLLAGVPLETREDLPTGIVHYVARTGESVVLGDAASAEQFSGDRWLAQGKARSLLAAPVGKRGRLVGVLYLENELAAFAFTPDRVELLRMLSTQMAISIENALLYASLERKVEDRTRALEEAHAEIVTLSGERERGQAEMLAHSHALIERQKELIRALSTPILQVWDGVLALPLIGALDGPRAAEITERLLSRVASSATHFAIIDVTGVDTLDGQAAELLVRIGRAVELLGARTLITGLHASAARTLVSSCVDLRGIETRANLRDGLRLCLRRLA, encoded by the coding sequence ATGACGCGGCTGGAAGAAGTAACGATCACAGAAGAGCTCGCAAGGACCGCGATGTCACGGCTGTTTCGTGGTCGCAGGGAGAGCGACGGCCTTCCGGTGCGCGTGAAGGTGCTCCGCGCCGAGTCCAATCGCGTCGCTGACGTCGCCAGCTTCAAGCACGACTATCAACGCCTGTCGCGCCTGCGCGCCCCTGGCGTGGTGCGCGTGCACGGCTTCGAGCCGACCGGCGAGGGCATGGCCATGATCCTCGCCGAGGTCGAGGGCGAGCCCCTGTCAGCCCGCCTGAAGTCGCCCGCTGGCGCGCGCGCGATCCTGGACCTCGTCATCCCGCTCACCACGGCGCTCGGCGCGATACACGCGGCCGGCGTCGTGCACCGGGGGCTGACGGCGGCGAGCATCGTCGTCGACACGAGCGGCCGCCCCACCATCGCGAGCTTCGGCACGGATGCGGCGCTGAGCCGCGAAAATGACGCACTTTACGAACCGCATTTCGTCGCCGAGACCCTGCCCTTCTTCGCCCCCGAGCAGACCGGGCGCATGAACCGCGGCGTCGACGAGCGCTCCGACCTCTATTCGCTGGGCGTCATCTTCTATGCGCTCCTCACCGGGCAATTGCCATTTCGATCCCGGGACCCTTTGGAGCTCATCCACGCGCACCTCGCCCTCGCGCCCGAGCGGCCTTCCAAGATCGCTTTCGACGTGCCGCCGCCGCTCGAGGCGATCGTGCTGAGGCTGCTCGAAAAGAACCCCGAGGATCGCTACCAGAGCACGAAGAGCCTCCTCGCCGACCTCGAGGCGTGCCGGCAGCGGCTCCGCCCCGATGGCGGCATCGACGAATTCCCCCTCGGAGTGCTGCACGAAAACGCCCGCCTGCTGCTCCGGAACAAGCTCTACGGGCGCGAGAACGACGTCGCGGAGCTCGTCGCGTCCTTCGAGCGGGTGCTCGGACGGGCGCGCGAGATCACGCTCGTCTCGGGCTACTCGGGCGTCGGGAAGTCCTCGCTGGTCGCGGAGATCTTGAAGCCGCTCGCGCGGGCCAGGGGCTATTACATCACGGGCAAGTACGACCAGTTGAACCGCGAGGCGCCCTATAGCGCCATCCTCCAGGCCTTCGACGGGCTCGTCCGGACAATCCTATGCGAGAGCGAGGGACGCGTGCGCGCGTGGAAAGAGGCGCTCCTCGCCGCGCTCGGCCCGAACGCGCCCGTCGTCTGCGAGGTGCTCCCCTCGCTCGCGCACGTCCTCGGCGATCTGCCGCCCGCGCCGGCCCTCGGGCCCCTCGAGGCCCAGAATCGATTCACCCTCGCGATGCGGAGGTTCGTCTCGGTATTCGCCCGGCGCGCCCATCCGCTGGTGCTCTTCCTCGACGACCTGCAATGGGCCGACGCGGCGAGCCTGCGCCTGCTTACCACGCTCCTGCTCGACGACAGCATCGAGGCTCTCTTCTTCACGGGCGCTTACCGCGACAACGAGGTGAATGTCGCGCACCCGCTCCGCACGACACTCGCGGAGCTGCGAAAGGGCGGCCTCGGCCTGCGGGAGATCGTGCTCGGCCCGCTCCGGCTCGAGCACGTGAAAGAGCTGCTCGCGGACAGCCTGCGCGCGTCGAGCCCCGAGGGCGCGGCCGAGCTCGTGCTGCAAAAGACGGGAGGCAATCCATTTTTCGTGCGGCAGCTCTTGCGGTCGCTCCACGAAAAGGGGGCCCTCGAGCCCGGACCGGACGGATCGCTCGGCTGGAGCTCGCTCGAGGCGATCGCCGCGATGCCACACATGGCCAACGTGGTGGACTTGATGCTCGACGCGATCCGGCACCTGCCCCGGGCCACGCAGGAGGCGCTGGAGATCGGCGCCGCCATTGGCAGCCCGTTCGAGCTCCGCACGCTCAGCATCGTCACCGCATGCGCGCCGGAGGAGGCGTACGGCCGCCTCGCCCCGGCCCTCGAGGCAGGGCTCGTGGCGCGCGCCGGCGAGTTCTACCGTTTCACCCACGACAAGATCCAGGAGGCCGCCTATGCGATGCTCGCCGAGGACGAGCGGGCCGCGCTCCACCTGCACATCGGGCGCCTCTTCTCGAAGAAGAGCGACGCGCAGAGCCTGTTCGACGCCACGGGCCACCTGAACAGCGCGCGCGCGCTGGTGCTGGAGGCCGAGGAGCTCCTCGCGCTCTGCAAAATGAACCTCGCCGCCGCCGAGCGCGCCGAGGGGGCAGCCGCATTCCCAGCCGCTCTCCGCTACCTCGAGCACGGCATCGTCCTGCTCCCCGCGGACGCCTGGGATGCCCACTACGATCTCGCGCTCCGCTATTTCATGAAGAAGGGCGAGATGGAGGCCCTGTGCGAGCGTCACGCGCAGGCGCGGGAGACGCTCGGCCAGGCCTTCACGCACGCCCGGAGCCGCCTCGAGCGCACCCAGGTCCGGCGGCTCGTGATGAACGCCCACATTTTGACGAACGATCTCCTCGCCGCCCTCGATGAGGGCCTCGCCGCGCTCGAGCCCTTCGGCATCCATCTGCCGCGCTTTCCGAGCGATGAGGCGAGCAACGCCGAGCTCGACGCGACCCTCGCCGCGCTCGAGGGCCGCCCCATCGACTCGCTGGTCGAGCTGCCGCTCCTCGCGGATCCCGAGATCATGGCCCTCCAGGACGTGCTCGAGGACATGCTCTCGCCCTGCTACTTCGTCTCGCCGAACAACCACGCGATCACGGTGGCGAAGATGGTGCAGCAGGCGCTCGCGCACGGGCTGTCGAAGCACACGATCTATGCGTTCGTGAATTTCGGGATGTTCCTCTGCGTGCGGGGGGACATCGAGCTCGGCTACCAGTTCGGAAAGCTCGCGGTGCGGGTGAGCGAGCGTTATCCGGAGAAGAAATCCGAATCGATGCTCTGCAACATGTGGGGCGCGTTCGTGCAGCACTGGAAGGAGCCCTATTCGAAGTACAAGGAGAACTTCCCGCGGGGCGTGCACGTGGGCCTCGAGACGGGCCAGTACGTCTGGGCCTTTTACAATGCGACGAACATCCCCACGAACAGCCTGCTGCGGGGCGCGCGCCTCGCGGAGGTCCTCGAGGAGGCGGCGGCGCTCGCGCCAGTGTGCAAGCTCGACGTCTCCGGCGGCTTCACCTGGATCGTGAACGCCGCCGCCCAGATCGCGCAAAACCTTTCCACCCCGTCCGCGCGCAGCGACAGGCTGGTGGGGGATTGGCTCGACATCGACGCCGTCCGGAGCACGGCGACCGCGATGGGCAACCGCGCCGTGCTGTTCTTCGCGGATAACTTCACCATCATGCACGACGTCTTCCAGGGCCGTTACGCCGAGGCGGCGGAGGTGGCCCTCGGGGCCGAGCCCGACATCCCCTCGGTCGTGAGCTGGCACGTGAGCGTCGTCTATCACTTCTATGCCTCCCTGGCGCTGCTGCTGGCCGCGGAAGAGGCCGCACCCGAGGTGCGCGCGAGAAACCTGGCCCGCGCCGAGGCCTCCGCCGCCAAGCTCTCTTGCTGGGCCGATCTGTGCCCGGACAACCACCGGCACCGCGCGCTCCTCTTGCGCGCCGAGATTGCCCGGGCCCGCGGCGAGCGCCTTTCGGCCGTCGATCTCTACGATGAGGGCATCGCGGCGGCGGCCGCGGGAGGTTTCGTGCAGGACGAGGCGCTCGGCAACGAGCTGTGCGCGCGTTATCACCTGCGCCTCGGAAAGCCGAAGGTCGCGCGCACGTACCTACACGAGGCGCACGCGCTCTACGGTCAATGGGGGGCGGTCGTGGTGACGGAGCGCCTCGAAAAGAGCTTCTTCGCGCTCATGCCGCGCGCCGCCCGCGGGCCGCACGTGGGCGCTAGCGCTGGGGCGGAGGACGGGAACGCGCGGGCGCTCGACGTGCACGCGGCCATCAAGGCCATGCAAGCCATCTCCAGCGAGGTGGTGCTCTCGCGCCTGCTCGAGAGGCTCTTGCGGCTCGCCCTCGAGAGCGCCGGGGCGACGCGGGGCATTTTGATCCTCAAAGAGAATGACGATCTCTTGATCCAGGCCGAGGAGGAGCTCCAGCGCGGAAAGGTCACCCTCCTCGCGGGCGTGCCCCTGGAGACACGCGAGGATCTGCCCACGGGAATCGTGCATTACGTGGCGCGGACGGGCGAAAGCGTGGTCCTCGGGGACGCGGCGAGCGCGGAGCAGTTCTCCGGCGATCGCTGGCTCGCGCAGGGCAAGGCGCGGTCGCTCCTGGCGGCGCCGGTGGGCAAGCGCGGGCGGCTCGTGGGGGTGCTCTATCTCGAGAACGAGCTCGCCGCCTTCGCATTCACGCCCGATCGCGTGGAGCTCTTGCGGATGCTCTCCACACAGATGGCGATATCCATCGAGAATGCGCTGCTCTACGCGAGCCTGGAGCGCAAGGTGGAGGACCGGACCCGGGCGCTCGAGGAGGCGCATGCGGAGATCGTGACCTTGAGCGGCGAGCGCGAGCGCGGCCAGGCGGAGATGCTCGCGCACAGCCATGCCCTCATCGAGCGCCAGAAAGAGCTCATCCGGGCACTCTCGACGCCCATCCTCCAGGTCTGGGACGGGGTCCTGGCATTGCCCCTCATCGGCGCGCTCGACGGCCCGCGGGCCGCGGAGATCACCGAGCGGCTGCTTTCGCGCGTGGCGAGCTCGGCGACGCACTTCGCGATCATCGACGTGACCGGCGTGGACACGCTGGACGGGCAGGCGGCCGAATTGCTGGTGCGCATCGGGCGCGCCGTGGAGCTGCTCGGCGCGCGGACGCTCATCACCGGGCTGCACGCGAGCGCCGCCCGCACGCTGGTCTCCTCCTGCGTCGATCTGCGCGGGATCGAGACGCGCGCCAACCTGCGCGACGGGTTGCGGCTCTGCCTCCGGCGCCTCGCCTGA
- a CDS encoding MXAN_6577-like cysteine-rich protein, whose protein sequence is MGRKGTEPGASMHAGSVLLFVLLGVGGAGCGGRTTAEVTGGEDVCVAPAVTCAGTCKDLAYDPANCGACGNACGAGEVCADGQCGVVCLGGTTACGAACVDTDIDPANCGACGAACPASAICAGGACTSPCGGTEILCDGKCIDPASNPAHCGACGLACPDAQVCSGGTCIESCGDVLTACDGACVDLTASPTNCGACGVSCGFGGLCAGGACVCEPGKSKCGGACVDTATDPAHCGACEAACGPDQLCLGGACGGTTSAWRTLGYDERHTGHNPVETGKPPLKLAWAVGAGAPKLSPVVIENGRVFVIPNGTSFSASPLRALSLADGKELWNHDFGDVFSVGQPSVASGKVYIQHCNHGADTKLWQIDAATGKVDWAAPFFAQWEHYWAPLVVGNNVYINGGSYGGLYAFSKATANQVFFSDVLEQYDEWSPAYFNGSIFTFVAGKLRAHDAQTGAVQWTTQVTWNWAGWSMRTAPVFGDKMAYVIAPPSLYAIDATTKAIMWTANGSYAGMPAVADGAVYALSGGNLAVRDAVTGAPLWNFAGDGTLAFPPVIAAGHVYVASENNVYAVDIATQQQVWTDTFGGWISIASGKVLIARANGTLAAYDLSY, encoded by the coding sequence ATGGGGAGGAAGGGAACGGAGCCGGGAGCATCGATGCATGCGGGCAGCGTGTTGCTCTTCGTGCTCCTCGGCGTCGGCGGGGCCGGGTGTGGAGGGCGAACGACGGCGGAGGTGACGGGCGGCGAGGACGTCTGCGTCGCGCCGGCCGTGACGTGCGCGGGCACCTGCAAGGACCTCGCGTACGATCCGGCGAACTGCGGCGCTTGCGGCAATGCCTGCGGTGCGGGCGAGGTCTGCGCGGATGGGCAATGCGGCGTCGTCTGCCTCGGCGGCACGACCGCTTGCGGCGCCGCGTGCGTCGATACGGACATCGACCCGGCCAACTGCGGCGCGTGCGGCGCTGCCTGCCCGGCAAGCGCGATCTGCGCGGGCGGAGCCTGCACTTCGCCCTGCGGGGGGACGGAAATCCTCTGCGACGGCAAGTGCATCGATCCCGCGAGCAACCCGGCCCATTGCGGCGCATGCGGCCTGGCGTGCCCGGACGCGCAGGTCTGCTCCGGCGGCACGTGCATCGAGTCCTGCGGCGACGTGCTGACCGCGTGCGACGGCGCCTGCGTGGATCTCACGGCCAGCCCGACGAATTGCGGCGCTTGCGGGGTGAGCTGCGGCTTCGGCGGGCTATGCGCCGGCGGCGCGTGCGTCTGCGAGCCGGGGAAGTCGAAATGCGGCGGCGCATGCGTCGATACGGCGACCGACCCGGCCCATTGCGGCGCGTGCGAGGCGGCCTGCGGCCCGGACCAGCTCTGCCTTGGCGGTGCGTGCGGGGGCACCACGAGCGCCTGGCGCACGCTCGGCTACGACGAGCGGCACACAGGCCACAACCCCGTGGAGACGGGCAAGCCACCGCTCAAGCTCGCGTGGGCCGTCGGGGCCGGCGCGCCGAAGCTCAGCCCGGTCGTGATCGAGAACGGCCGGGTGTTCGTCATCCCGAACGGCACCAGCTTCTCCGCGTCGCCGCTGCGCGCGCTGAGCCTCGCCGACGGCAAGGAGCTGTGGAACCACGATTTCGGCGATGTCTTCAGCGTCGGTCAGCCGAGCGTCGCCTCCGGCAAGGTCTACATCCAGCACTGCAACCACGGGGCCGACACGAAGCTCTGGCAGATCGACGCGGCGACGGGCAAGGTGGATTGGGCGGCGCCGTTCTTCGCGCAATGGGAGCATTACTGGGCGCCGCTCGTCGTCGGCAACAACGTCTACATCAACGGCGGGTCCTACGGCGGACTGTACGCTTTCTCGAAGGCGACCGCGAACCAGGTCTTCTTCAGCGACGTCCTGGAGCAGTATGACGAGTGGAGCCCGGCTTATTTCAACGGGTCGATCTTCACCTTCGTCGCCGGCAAGCTGCGCGCCCACGACGCGCAGACGGGCGCGGTGCAATGGACGACGCAGGTGACCTGGAACTGGGCCGGCTGGTCGATGCGGACCGCGCCCGTATTCGGCGACAAGATGGCCTACGTCATCGCGCCGCCGAGCCTCTATGCCATCGACGCCACGACGAAGGCGATCATGTGGACCGCAAACGGATCCTACGCCGGCATGCCGGCAGTGGCCGACGGCGCGGTCTACGCGCTGAGCGGGGGCAACCTGGCGGTGCGGGACGCCGTGACGGGCGCGCCGCTCTGGAACTTCGCGGGCGATGGGACGCTCGCGTTCCCCCCGGTCATCGCCGCCGGACACGTCTATGTCGCCAGCGAGAACAACGTCTACGCCGTCGATATCGCGACCCAGCAGCAGGTCTGGACCGACACGTTCGGCGGCTGGATCTCCATCGCGTCGGGCAAGGTGCTCATCGCGCGGGCGAACGGGACGCTGGCGGCCTACGACCTGTCCTATTGA
- a CDS encoding serine/threonine-protein kinase, whose protein sequence is MPSRTSAAARLPPGVTPQIGPYLLVQQLGKGGFAPVFLAEERYDGKLLRHVAIKLFAFDAAAARGHDVNRWRDEIIDEARALCRVEHPNVVRFYALLCDDASARIGLVMEHVAGASLDMLAGAHGRLDERVVLEAARAVAWALAAVHAAGLVHRDVKPANIVRGPSGFKLIDFGIAVAPELVAVAPATVADLAAAETARAEAPPPRTPVAALPQGPATHTQTVTITASPIAVAGPGLGAPAGLRVAGTLGYLAPECLSQLPTPASDLYSLGVTMFQLVTGRLPHETPMPQGPAPSLATCAPSRSVATAEISLLVDRLLALDPLLRPRHAEWVARELERLLARLDPASLAPPASVTPLSVRRPAPPSVPDRKAAPAPETRPPLVGRDDALVALARAAGEANKGRCQVVVFTGPQGIGRSRLLDAAAERWTGEDARLLRVSCPPEQRSPLYPFRRAVEDLPPAIAPAFEPLARALGRAFSPGLLPGPDELAQAVEAIEDGLVRVSASAPLLVLVDDLQWSDTPTREVVRLLVHRAAAGAPGRLFVVLAARPDPVAGAPLRKLLGEARARTSPGLTYVSLGPLEPAAAARLAQGVCPVAKEVERAVIAGAAGVPFYLVHALVAWREGGAMVWQDGAYRAANEQILRGDVPGVADLLEARLAACLPPGSDAERTLLRVLAAVALAGSGLGVDLALRVAGDADRAEEALEALVGAGILTARGERQEYGFAQEMVRQAALNLLRPRPWFHRLHRALLDGMTEGAPAQIDAAFLATGYERLGALAEARVWLGRAMEKAGAAGLFEEAASFGDRLAAITDDAEAQARLAFEGVRMRIRGRKFEEAKQRLDRLPILAADGPEARRFDLWRRISRLEVARGLRESGVEDAALVADADAFGDLRIRCEARLSVAGVLLPERAMAVVTEAVELATDAGPAEEFAARVRRFELCYALDPRDLVLGEQDLRRAEAIAAATGSAWHEVHIGGDLAVLEAETGRIDAAIERLRQLLARANERGMRGQVRLFLQNLSVMLLREGRAREAAETAARTADLAREAEDPVLRATALSLRAAALMEVGELVAALEDANEADALQHKRGTRSRALTLLRRAEILRAMGRMPEALGDARAARQVAEKHHDRSLELCAKLWEVLRLAQRGELGRTELARVVEEGRAAELPLGSLPRRLLREAETWLSLAGDGSTTLP, encoded by the coding sequence ATGCCCTCGCGTACGTCCGCCGCTGCGCGTCTTCCGCCCGGCGTGACGCCGCAGATCGGGCCGTACCTTCTCGTGCAGCAGCTCGGGAAGGGCGGGTTCGCCCCGGTCTTCCTCGCGGAGGAGCGGTACGACGGCAAGCTCCTGCGCCACGTGGCGATCAAGCTCTTCGCGTTCGACGCGGCCGCCGCGCGTGGCCACGACGTGAACCGCTGGCGGGACGAGATCATCGACGAAGCGCGCGCCCTCTGCCGCGTCGAGCACCCGAACGTGGTGCGGTTCTACGCGCTGCTCTGCGACGACGCCTCGGCGCGGATCGGCCTCGTGATGGAGCACGTCGCGGGCGCGAGCCTCGACATGCTCGCCGGCGCGCACGGACGGCTCGACGAGCGCGTCGTGCTGGAGGCCGCGCGGGCCGTGGCCTGGGCGCTCGCCGCGGTGCATGCCGCAGGGCTCGTCCACCGCGACGTGAAGCCCGCGAACATCGTGCGCGGGCCTTCCGGCTTCAAGCTCATCGACTTCGGGATCGCCGTGGCCCCGGAGCTCGTGGCCGTCGCACCTGCGACCGTGGCGGATCTCGCCGCAGCGGAGACGGCCCGCGCGGAGGCGCCTCCGCCCCGCACGCCCGTGGCGGCCCTCCCGCAGGGCCCGGCCACGCACACGCAAACCGTGACCATCACGGCCTCGCCGATCGCGGTCGCGGGGCCGGGCCTCGGCGCCCCCGCGGGCCTTCGCGTCGCGGGCACGCTCGGCTACCTCGCGCCCGAGTGCCTCTCGCAGCTCCCCACACCCGCGAGTGATCTGTACTCGCTCGGCGTGACCATGTTCCAGCTCGTCACGGGCCGCCTCCCGCACGAGACGCCCATGCCCCAAGGGCCCGCGCCTTCGCTCGCGACGTGCGCCCCTTCGCGCAGCGTCGCGACGGCCGAGATCTCGCTGCTCGTCGATCGGCTGCTCGCGCTCGATCCGCTCCTGCGACCTCGCCACGCCGAGTGGGTGGCGCGCGAGCTCGAGCGCCTCCTCGCGCGGCTCGATCCCGCGTCCCTCGCGCCCCCCGCGTCGGTCACGCCGCTCTCCGTCCGCAGGCCCGCGCCGCCCTCCGTGCCCGATCGCAAGGCCGCGCCCGCGCCCGAGACGCGCCCTCCGCTCGTGGGTCGGGACGACGCGCTCGTGGCGCTCGCGCGCGCCGCGGGCGAGGCGAACAAGGGCCGCTGCCAGGTCGTGGTGTTCACGGGGCCGCAGGGCATCGGGCGCAGCCGCCTGCTCGACGCCGCGGCCGAGCGCTGGACCGGCGAGGACGCGCGTCTCCTCCGCGTGTCTTGCCCGCCCGAGCAGCGCAGCCCGCTCTACCCGTTCCGCCGCGCCGTCGAGGATCTCCCGCCCGCGATCGCGCCGGCGTTCGAGCCGCTCGCGCGCGCCCTCGGGCGGGCCTTCTCGCCGGGGCTGCTCCCGGGCCCGGACGAGCTCGCGCAGGCCGTCGAGGCGATCGAGGACGGCCTCGTGCGGGTGAGCGCCTCGGCGCCGCTCCTCGTGCTCGTGGACGACCTCCAGTGGAGCGACACGCCCACGCGCGAGGTCGTGCGCCTGCTCGTGCATCGCGCGGCGGCGGGCGCGCCGGGGCGGCTCTTCGTGGTGCTGGCCGCGCGCCCGGATCCCGTCGCGGGCGCGCCCTTGCGCAAGCTCCTCGGCGAGGCGCGGGCGCGGACGAGCCCCGGGCTCACGTACGTCTCGCTCGGCCCGCTCGAACCTGCGGCCGCGGCGCGCCTCGCGCAGGGCGTGTGTCCCGTCGCGAAGGAGGTCGAGCGGGCCGTGATCGCGGGGGCCGCGGGCGTGCCGTTTTACCTCGTGCACGCCCTCGTCGCGTGGCGCGAGGGCGGCGCGATGGTCTGGCAGGACGGCGCCTACCGCGCGGCGAACGAGCAGATCCTGCGAGGCGACGTGCCGGGCGTGGCCGATCTCCTGGAGGCGCGCCTCGCCGCGTGTCTCCCGCCCGGCAGCGATGCCGAGCGGACCCTCTTGCGTGTGCTCGCGGCGGTGGCGCTCGCGGGCAGCGGGCTCGGCGTGGATCTCGCGCTGCGGGTGGCCGGCGACGCCGATCGCGCGGAGGAAGCGCTGGAGGCGCTCGTCGGGGCGGGCATCCTGACGGCGCGCGGCGAGCGGCAGGAGTACGGCTTCGCGCAGGAGATGGTGCGCCAGGCGGCGCTCAACCTGCTCCGGCCGCGCCCGTGGTTTCACCGGCTCCACCGGGCGCTGCTCGACGGCATGACCGAGGGCGCGCCGGCGCAGATCGACGCAGCGTTCCTGGCGACGGGGTACGAGCGTCTCGGCGCGCTCGCGGAGGCGCGCGTCTGGCTCGGCCGCGCCATGGAGAAGGCGGGCGCGGCCGGGCTCTTCGAGGAGGCCGCTTCGTTCGGCGACAGGCTCGCGGCGATCACCGACGACGCGGAGGCGCAGGCGCGGCTCGCGTTCGAAGGGGTCCGCATGCGGATCCGCGGGCGCAAGTTCGAGGAGGCGAAGCAGCGGCTCGATCGGCTGCCGATCCTCGCGGCGGACGGTCCGGAAGCGCGCCGGTTCGATCTGTGGCGGCGCATCTCGCGGCTCGAAGTGGCGCGAGGGCTTCGGGAGAGCGGCGTGGAAGACGCGGCGCTCGTCGCGGATGCGGACGCGTTCGGGGACCTGCGGATCCGCTGCGAGGCGCGCCTCTCGGTGGCGGGCGTGCTCTTGCCGGAGCGCGCGATGGCGGTCGTGACCGAGGCGGTGGAGCTCGCCACGGACGCGGGGCCGGCGGAGGAGTTCGCGGCGCGGGTGCGGCGGTTCGAGCTGTGTTACGCGCTCGATCCGCGGGATCTGGTCCTCGGCGAGCAGGATCTGCGACGCGCGGAAGCGATCGCCGCGGCGACGGGATCGGCGTGGCACGAGGTGCACATCGGGGGGGATCTGGCGGTGCTCGAAGCCGAGACGGGGCGCATCGACGCCGCGATCGAGCGGCTCCGTCAGCTCTTGGCGCGCGCGAACGAGCGAGGCATGCGGGGACAGGTGCGGCTCTTCCTGCAGAACCTTTCGGTGATGCTGCTGCGCGAGGGCCGGGCCCGGGAGGCGGCCGAGACGGCGGCGCGCACGGCGGATCTCGCACGGGAAGCGGAGGATCCCGTGCTGCGGGCGACGGCGTTGTCCTTGCGCGCGGCGGCGTTGATGGAGGTCGGCGAGCTCGTGGCGGCGCTGGAGGACGCGAACGAGGCGGACGCGCTCCAGCACAAGCGAGGGACCCGCAGCCGTGCGCTGACGCTGCTGCGACGCGCGGAGATCCTGAGGGCGATGGGGCGGATGCCGGAGGCGCTGGGGGACGCGCGGGCGGCGCGCCAGGTGGCCGAGAAGCACCACGATCGGAGCCTGGAGCTCTGCGCGAAGCTCTGGGAGGTGTTGCGGCTCGCGCAGCGGGGTGAGCTTGGGCGAACGGAGCTCGCGCGGGTGGTGGAGGAGGGACGCGCGGCGGAGCTGCCGCTCGGCTCGTTGCCGCGACGGCTCCTGCGGGAGGCCGAGACGTGGCTGTCGCTGGCGGGCGACGGGAGCACGACGCTTCCGTAA